The sequence GATCAGCTCATCTTGGAcaccaagtgaatgtttgtggcaaatgtgaaaaaattcCCTTAAGTGTTGCAGAGATATTTCTTTCAAAGAGTGGAACAGACGTGTGTAAATATGAAGGGACAACCCAAAAAAACACGTTCTGGACACGGCTTTCCCCTGTGCAGTcaaatgtctctgttaaatattttttaaattgaatatatACCCTACTTAATCAATTTGAGAACAATAGCTTTTTAACTATAATTGATAACtgataattgaataaataataaaataattgctAGTTTGCACCCCTAATACATGAAAACATCATAGATCATGGTCTCAAATATGCAATGTCTTTAAATGCACCTTCTTCCTGTAGAGCTTGGTAAAACTCTCTCTCAGCTCCATGAATCTAGACTTCACACATGTGTTGTTGGCCAATGCTAACAGGGCGTGAGAGTGACCCACAGGAGGCACTGAACACAGGCCCGTCTTCCAGCCTTCTTGGTTCCATGAGACAAAGGGGAGCGATGGCCTCAATCTAGGACagggataataaaaaaataaaaaaatataaaataaataaattctaataataataatttagggTTAAAAATTTCCTGAAGCagttacattttacatttcatttgatgGAGGAATCAATAATCTCAGATACATATGAATCAGCTTTACAGCACTTGTGTTGAAATTGCATTAATTTTAAAAGAAGAGATACGTAGAAACGTATTAGTTAATGTGCATGCAATCATGTGAAGCTACATTTTCCAGAGGTTcccacatttaaatttgacaATATTACATAAATGCATTGCATGCTAGCTAACTGTAGATAGTCCCGTTTAGAGCTATCCCCTGAACATCTCACATGTAAACCATGAGTAGACGCTGCGATTTACCAATGTTGCCTAAACATAAGCGGTATCTGTGGACATGACTAAGAAGCAACTTCACGTTTGAGCAACTGGAACCAACAATGTTTAGGAGTTTTGCTTGATAGAATAAATGAAAGAGTGTACAACATTCTGTGGAGTGTAATTTTTTTGAGTACTAAAAACACAGCACCAACTTTTGAATTATTTTTCGTTCCATGAAAGTGGACCCATGTAAAGGACCTAAATCACAAAATGCTACATCAAATGTCCAGTGATTACATGTTAAATGTGCCCTTGAGTCTTCTAGGGCAAAATGTCAGTCATTCCTCCTTCTTCATCCGTTTCCTCCTCTTTTACACCATGATTACATTTAAATTTCTGCTCTCACACCCGCTTCTCTTGACAACATGCCATATGAAAACAAGGTCTACAGGGAGGGCAGTGAAGGGAGAGCCGAGGAGGGGAGGCTACTGAATGGACTAGTCATGATTCAGTGCTGTCGCTGCTGAATGGGCCTACTATTTGAGACAGCGTGAAGGTCTTTGGGCCTATCAGGGTGGGTGCACTGGCTCGCCGCCTGTTTTGGTGCAGACAGGGACTGATTGGGAGTACAGCACTCTGACCTCTCAATGTTCCTGCGGAGGTCCGACACCTGCACGTTCCCCCTGACCATGAGGGCGCAGGCCAGGTACAGGCTGTTCTTCGGATCACATCGGAATAGCTGGTGGTCTTTACTGAAGGCGTCGCTAAACATTTGATCCAGTCTAGAGTTAGGGGTGTAAgcacagaaaaatacattttcacgtcatgagaataaaaaaatcagTGTCGTAAATTCATTTCAGATATTATATTTAAACTGGTGAGTAAAAGCCTTGGTTTTCAGTCTCTATTTCCTGGCTTAACTCAATAAAAAGGCATTGCAGAGACTGCAGTTACAATTGAGTTCGACTGAGGACCAATGGGGCAATGTTTGAGAGAGGAACATTTTTGAACCTGTATTTATACAGGGAAGTTCTGCTGAGAAGGCAAGATATTTTTAAGAAACACCCAGCTCTGCACCGCATTCATAGAGTCACATATATTCAGCTCTGGGGGTTATTCAGTGCAGCCGCCACTCTGTCTGACCAATGAGCTGCTCTCAATGGCTCAGACAAGGCCACTTTCATGGCAGTTGTTTATGAGGTGGTGGGTTGGGTGGTGGGTGGATGGTGTTTTACCCTATCACAAGCCTGTTGCTCTCAACTTGAAGTGGCAGCAGTCTTGACCAGATAATGTGAAAGCCAGGCTCTGAGAATATTTTGCTTCTTGGTAAGATTATGATTCTGATCAAAAGAAAAATTCACAGCCAtgtttttcaaaggaaaaagaTGATAAATGGATTGAATTGATATAGTGTTTTTCTGGTCTTGATGATCACTGAAAGCGATTTACAGTGGAGTTTGCCAttcaccattcacacacattcatactgtgcatctattagcagcagaGGCAAtatctatgaggggcaattcagggttcagcatcttgcacaaggacactttggcctgcagatggggaagactgggatcgaactgccgaccttctggttcgAGGAAGactgctctacccctcagccacaatcGCAGATGCAACAACATCCACCAATACTTTATTTGGTACCAAAGAGtccaaatacatttttccaccTAACATGTGGGTTCTATTTCTCACACAGTTCTTCCTATGTTGATGTAAACCtgctcaaattaaagctgagacTCTTATTTCAAACTGAATGTGCTCAAGCTCAGAGCCTGAAGCGAAATAGAATTACTGACTTGACCGTATTTGCTCAATCAcaatacagtggatataaaaagtctacacacccctgttaaaatgcaaggtttttgtgatgtaaacaaatgagacaaagataaatcctgtctgaactttttccacctttaatgtgacctataacgtgaacaattcagttgaaaaaacaaactgaaatcttttaagggggaaactaaaactaaaaaactaaaataatgtggttgcataagtgtgcacaccctcttataactggggatgtggctgtattcaaaattatcacattcaaactcatgttaaatagtagtgagtacacacctgccatcatttacagtgactctgattaatcccaAATAAAGTTCAACTGTTTTagtaggattttcctgacattgTCTTAGTTGCATCTTACAGCGAGAGCCATGATCCACAGAGAGCTTCCAAATcatcagagggatctcattgttgaaaggtatcagtcaggggaagggtacaaaataatttccaaggcaTTAGATATACCATGATACACAGTGAAGACTATcatcatcaagtggagaaaatatggcacaacGGTGACATTGCCAAGTACTGGACATCCCTCAAAAATTTatgaaaagacaagaagaaaactGGTCAGGGAGGCTTCCAAGAGGCCGACAGtaacattaaaggagctgcaaGAATTTCTGGCAAGGACTGTCTGTGaactacatgtgacaacaatcttccgtattcttcatgtgtttgtgctatAGGGCAGGGTGGCAAGACAGAAAccttttcttaccaagaaaaacatccaagcccggctaaactttttaaaatcatacatgaagtctccaaaaagcatgtgggaaaatgtgttatggtctgatgaaaccaaggttgaactttttggccataatttcaaaaggtatgtttggcgcaaaaacaacactgcacattcacctaaagaacaccatacccatagtgaagcatggtggtggcagcatcatgctttggggctgttttacttcagctggaacaggggccttagtcaaggtggagggaattatgaacagttaaaaaatacaagTCAGTTTTGGCAGaaaaccttcaggcttccgttcgaaagatgaagatgaagaggaatttcatCTATCAGCACGACAACGAGCCAAAGCacacatccaaatcaacaaagcatggcttcaccagaagaaggttaatgttttggaatggcccagccagaccccagacctgattccaattgaacatctgtggggtgatctgcagagggctgtgcacaggagatgccctCGCAATCTGACAGATTTTGAGCCCTTTTGCCAAGAAAAGTGGGCAAATATTGAcaagtcaagatgtgccatgctaatatattcctaccccaaaagactgagtgctttaataaaatcaaaaggtgcttcaacaaagtattaggttaaGGCTGTGCACACttctgcaaccaggttattgtaagttttctatttttaatttttccccctaaaagatttcaatttgtttttcaactgaattgttcacgttaaaggtcacattaaaggtggaaaaagttcggacaggatttatctttgtctcatttgtttacatcacaaaaaccttgcattttaacaggggcgtgtagactttttatatccactgtatatattGATATCAGAATAATATCGTTGTCGTGTCCTGCCGTTTCATAACCGATCACATGACAATGTACCCTCTTCCTTTCACACTGGTAAGGTCGTCAGTAGAGAGGCTTTCCCAATCATTCATCACTGAGGTCGACATTAGGCTCATGTTAAGAGGATGATGGAGTTCATGTGAGCTACAGTAAACCAGAGCTCTGCAGGAGTCTGAACAACTGTGAGGTAAAGATAGCAGCCATGGCAGCCATGCAGTCAACCTTCTGGTGGGGATACTGACGTCAGCCAGCGTGTACAGAGGGGTGAGGCTCGGCACCAGGTAGTGTAAACGAGGGAAAGGCACCAGGTTCATGGCAATCTCGTTCAGGTCCATGTTGAGAGAACCCTCAAAACGGGCTGAGCTGAAACCAAGATAAATAACACAGGACACTTCATGTGACAACTTAGAAACGTTTGCACAGACGGAAAATTTAATTGGTATATACTGTAACTTTATCAGGAAATTTTCAATTCTGTGTGACGATCAAATGTTTAAgtgaaataaatacacaatgttTCTGTTTGCACTCACTGTTTATCACCAAAATGCATTATGAGTAGCATTGAGGTGTTCTCACTAGATGAACAAATTTCAAATCTCATGTAATCTTAGTAGGCTAGAGACTAGAATCTTAAAATTTGCAGGCTGTCTTCTTATCTGTTTTTGCACATTGATGTGATGCATTATCAGTCAGTGGAATAGTGTGAAACCATTGCTAGGATTGTAGTTGTGCAATGTGCAAACAAATGAATCAGGGATGGACTGTTGCCCTACTGTGCTACTATTGGCCACATACTCTTGATAAGATTAGAGACAAATAAAGACAAGACGTGACTTATTGACAGAAAACAGACTTACACATGTCTCAGGTTCTCACTGAATGTAGTAACATAAATCCTATGTTGTGTTCACAACCATCCTTCAACCCAGCTGAACACCACATCTATAGGGAAATCTATGACAAGTTGCTCTGACTATAGAATCGCTTTATGTCTGGTTTCATTTCAGTATTGTTATTATACTAGTAGTTTAGTATTACATTTATAGAAGTGGCTTTAATATATTACACTTGCCATCACCacgaaaaaaagagaaaaactcaGCATGTCCAGTAGTAAAGTAAATATTGTGATAGTCTCCACTCCTTCGGTGTACAGGGGTTGACCCTATTTCAGGACGCGCGCAGTAATACTATACCTGGTAATATTGAGCAACAGGTTAGCCACAATGTTATTCATGGCATCGAAAGGCTTCTCTGCTCCGCTGAGGCCGCCCTCTCCAGAGATGATGGTGCTGTCTCTCTTGATCACCCGCCCCGGCATTCCACCGTCAGACATGTGTTTAATCTTACTCACAATGTCAACCAATGACTGGAGGAAAAGTGAGGGGGGACAAAAGttattgattgttaagatacatacatacaatgGAGATGTTCACATGAACAAACCTGGTTTTCCACTGGAATGACACAGTCAGCGTGCTCTGTCAGCTCTTTCATGGCCAGGACACTGTTGTAAGGGGAGGTGATGACGTCATCCTCAGCAGATGGATAGACTGAGGTAACAATTCGACACACCTCTGGGAATTCCTCTTCCAGCAGGCTCAGCACTCTGGTCCCCAAGCCCGAACCAGTACCTCAAAGTCAGTCAGGAAGAATAACTTGGACTTAGGGAGGAAGCTCTATCAAACAGTAACCTGATCAGGAAAACGTCTGAACACCATGAAATCAGGGTAGAGGatcaaagaaaacatgttttccaaCTGTGGTCGTAACTTGATCAAATTTGTTAAGTTCCAATGAGGAAACAATTGCTGTGCTGTGGGATGGCAGGACACATCAGTACAAGCAATGGTGAACTGATTCCTTCTGTTCAAGACTCTTTAGATTTAAGTACAGAAACTTGGTCACAGGAAATTGAAACATGATTGTTTCAACGCATGAGCAGTTGATTAACAGTATGAACTCTAAGAAAGTATGTCTTGCATCAATAAAATAGTTGAAATTGATAGTTATAAATGTATCTGAACTGtaatctgtgcaaaaataaatgaatggggGTAATGTTTTACACACAGATTTTTAGCCACCATTAATACATATGCTCTAACACTTTCATGCCCTACCTCCTCCCATGGAGTGGATGAGAAAAAAGCACTGCAGACAGTCACAGTGCTCTGCTGCCTTTCGCAGTGTATCCACTATCTGCTCCCTGTAGCATGAGCCGTATGTCATGTGTCCAACCGCCCTGAACAAACAAGAAGGTATGTTACTGTCAAGTTCTCATATGATGAGTAGTGTTGCGTTTAAACTCAATTATGAGATTTTTTAATTGGGattgattataaaaaaaaagaaaaaaaaaagcaatttaaaTCAGTTTTGACTAGAGTTGCGAATGGGCGGAAAATGTCCGGTAaatttctggaaactttccggaaacttttCATGGGAAGTTTCCAACtctgaatattcccggaattttgcaatcCTAATtttgacacacacattgaacAGATGATAAAAACTTTGAGGAGTTGAAAGTAGTGTGAAGGAATTTATCTGAAACAGACTCGAGTTGTCATGGCTGTCAGGCCAAGGACAAATTATAGTGGGAATATCCACAACAGCCCTGTTGAGAGACACCACTGACCTTTCCCCTAAATTGTATTAGATGGGTTTAAGAGAGGCAAATGGGACATAAAACTACAGCTtttatccctaaccctaaccctttctttGTACGGTTTATTGGCATGTGGCATCTGatgtcaaggtgcattaccgcaATCTATGTTTCTTGCTCTTTTGTACTCGAGGATTTAAAGTGTTGGTTGTATAAGAAAGCAGAATTAATCCTTTCAACCAAGGGACATTTTTTTGCACTGAGTCGTATGAGTAGTGCAATTGCATGTTGCGACAAGTACCTATGTTAAAAACTATGGTTTAGAACACTTGCTACAGGCCATGTGAGCTTATGAGGTGGTATCCCATGGCTCATCTGTCTCTCACCAGTTGTTGCCCGAACCTGACACGTCTGTGAGTAGCTGAGTGCTGTCGAACACTTCTCCTAGTGGGCCTTGCAGGATCTCATTGACCACACCCTCCTCCATGTCCACCAGCACCGCCTGTGGAATTAAATATGAGAATACGAGGCATACACATTAATTTCCAGACTCTCAGCACATTGATTTGATCCACTACTATCATCCATGGATATGATCCACTCCCAAAACTCTTTGAAGTTAAGCTGTAAAAAATCCCTACAGAGGTCCCCTGCATAATTGGATACAGACTATTCAGTTTTACTTCGggtaaaaaaaatcttcaattCCAGTTCAAAATGGTTCCAAATGTTCTTAGTGCAGATAGTACGAGTAAATACTTTAACAAGCTCTTCTGTACGTAATACAGAGGAGTTTGTTGATGATAATCATTTGTAACCTATCCCACGACGGGATCTTGACAAGTCATAAAATCAACAGTATTCTTCTTTGAGACAAAATATTAAAGACAGCGATATGAACTATATTGAATCGTTAATCATTGAATTGTTGCATGGATCTTGATGCTGTTGTTGGTGGATTGTTACAGCCTGACCATCCATCCCGAGCTGGTTCTTTCAAGCTGTTTATCTTGAAATTGACAGGACTTACTCTAGCCTTAAGATGTTGGATTCTCCCGCCGACACCACAGGCTCTATTTCTGGAAAAGCCAGTAAGAAAAGGATTACGTTAAGACCACTCTGGCAGACACTGCCCTAACCCATGTAACCGTAACTGTTGTGATACCTTGAGTCCACATTCCGGAAAAAGCTACCGAGAGCCTCATCGTATTCTCCCATCTGCATAGGAAACAAAGAATGTTGTTAGGAATGTGCTTAGACATTGTTGAGGGTGATGCATTTCTGTCTGTAAAGaataagacaaaaaaagaataGGCTTCCAAGGCCTATCCATATCATGCAAAATACACTTTCATGGTTTTTAAACATCTCAGCAGATCcccaaaaaatttgaaaaacacaCTCTCTCGCTCATTCTCTTTTGTTTGCTTCACCTTTCTGAAAATGTCCCCTAACGACTCATTCTCCTCTCGAGCACCGTATAAGGTCCTATGGGCTCCAGGTTGAATGACACTTCCGGAGCTAGGTTTTTGCACGTTCCTTCCACCCACAGTATCTGAGTATCCTACCTCGCAGCCGCCTTCATGGACTGCCTTGCTAAAAGAGCTCCAGTAGACAGAGATGCAGCAGGTATGAGGAGAAGGCCCAGAGGTCTGTAGGCTGCGCCAACCAACTCAGAAGTCTCCCTGTTCTCCCTACATCTGAGGATTTGAAGACCCAGTGGATACATTTGATTATAAATGGAAAGTTGAGCGGAGAGGGCTGTATTCAGACCAAATAAGGCTTTGTAGCTATTAGTGAAGGTGTGCAgagttgtttttattgattaaaaCTAGGACTGCAACAACCAGCCGATTTGATTGATTATAATCGAAAAGTTGACACCTAATTGAGTAATCATTCAGTTGGGTCTGTTGGAATGTACGGCACACACTGTTCGCACAgacccctccctctcttgtgTGGGTCATGTGACGACAACATCTCTCTGAAGTCAATGGCTGAAAATTTTCAATGCAAGCACAGCTAACGATAAATCTGAGACTAGTCGCCAAACTGTGGGTATACTTGACAATAAAGTCTTAAGAGACCGCTGCAAAATGTACAAAGCTGATTTCACATTGAACAGCGGAAAAACATCCCTGAAGAGAAAACATGCTGGAAAcattcttcttctacttctttcgGTTTACTGGCTAATCTTAAACAACTGTAGGTTGATTCCGCAGCaatgtgctgctgtgtcatgtGAAATGAGCTTTACACAAGTTTCGTTTGAGGTTTTCACGTAACATGTTCGCACGACTGTCACGTCCCTGATTCagcgaggggagagagagggaaagagagagaacagtggTGGTCGAGAGACCtacaggctgaatgaagagggggagCACTGATATTGAACCTAAAGCAGTGAAACAAG comes from Pleuronectes platessa chromosome 17, fPlePla1.1, whole genome shotgun sequence and encodes:
- the tube1 gene encoding tubulin epsilon chain isoform X1; translated protein: MTQSIVVQVGQCGNQVGCRFWDLALREHANVNKMGEYDEALGSFFRNVDSRNRACGVGGRIQHLKARAVLVDMEEGVVNEILQGPLGEVFDSTQLLTDVSGSGNNWAVGHMTYGSCYREQIVDTLRKAAEHCDCLQCFFLIHSMGGGTGSGLGTRVLSLLEEEFPEVCRIVTSVYPSAEDDVITSPYNSVLAMKELTEHADCVIPVENQSLVDIVSKIKHMSDGGMPGRVIKRDSTIISGEGGLSGAEKPFDAMNNIVANLLLNITSSARFEGSLNMDLNEIAMNLVPFPRLHYLVPSLTPLYTLADVSIPTRRLDQMFSDAFSKDHQLFRCDPKNSLYLACALMVRGNVQVSDLRRNIERLRPSLPFVSWNQEGWKTGLCSVPPVGHSHALLALANNTCVKSRFMELRESFTKLYRKKAHLHHYLNVEGMEQRSFSEALNSLSSLIEEYDHLDATKGKLMRDAARLSIAR
- the tube1 gene encoding tubulin epsilon chain isoform X2 → MGEYDEALGSFFRNVDSRNRACGVGGRIQHLKARAVLVDMEEGVVNEILQGPLGEVFDSTQLLTDVSGSGNNWAVGHMTYGSCYREQIVDTLRKAAEHCDCLQCFFLIHSMGGGTGSGLGTRVLSLLEEEFPEVCRIVTSVYPSAEDDVITSPYNSVLAMKELTEHADCVIPVENQSLVDIVSKIKHMSDGGMPGRVIKRDSTIISGEGGLSGAEKPFDAMNNIVANLLLNITSSARFEGSLNMDLNEIAMNLVPFPRLHYLVPSLTPLYTLADVSIPTRRLDQMFSDAFSKDHQLFRCDPKNSLYLACALMVRGNVQVSDLRRNIERLRPSLPFVSWNQEGWKTGLCSVPPVGHSHALLALANNTCVKSRFMELRESFTKLYRKKAHLHHYLNVEGMEQRSFSEALNSLSSLIEEYDHLDATKGKLMRDAARLSIAR